In Achromobacter xylosoxidans A8, a single window of DNA contains:
- a CDS encoding DUF3800 domain-containing protein: MSRELVLYCDESDISGKHFSNFYGGALVESHHLDEVVATLEARKVELNLGAEVKWQKISEAYADKYMALLDTVFLLVREAKLKLRVMFTQNYFAAKNLTREQRERAFFVLYYQFVKHAFGLQHSANGPGITHLRIYFDKLPDKAEKCAEFKDYVARLNKSAAFREAGIRIRRDQLAEIDSKEHVILQALDVVMGAMQFRLNDKHLEKPAGERVRGKRTRAKEAVYKFANAQIRGIYPGFNIGVSTGVQGNAVNRWRHGYRHWLFMPAEVEIRPEYAKGK, encoded by the coding sequence ATGTCCCGTGAGTTGGTTCTCTACTGCGACGAGTCCGATATCTCGGGCAAGCACTTTTCGAACTTCTACGGCGGTGCGCTCGTCGAATCGCACCATCTGGACGAGGTCGTTGCGACCTTGGAGGCCAGGAAGGTTGAGCTCAACCTTGGGGCTGAGGTGAAGTGGCAGAAAATCAGCGAAGCTTACGCAGACAAATACATGGCGTTGTTGGATACGGTATTTCTACTGGTCCGCGAGGCAAAGCTGAAGCTGCGCGTCATGTTCACGCAAAATTACTTCGCGGCCAAAAACCTGACCCGCGAACAGCGTGAGAGGGCATTCTTCGTCTTGTATTACCAGTTTGTAAAGCACGCGTTCGGATTGCAGCACTCCGCCAATGGCCCTGGGATAACCCATTTGCGCATTTATTTCGACAAGCTGCCAGATAAGGCGGAAAAGTGTGCGGAGTTCAAGGACTATGTTGCGCGGCTCAACAAAAGCGCCGCTTTCAGAGAGGCAGGGATTCGTATCAGGCGTGACCAGCTTGCCGAAATCGACTCAAAGGAGCATGTGATTCTGCAAGCGCTGGATGTAGTGATGGGCGCTATGCAGTTCCGCCTCAACGACAAGCACTTGGAGAAGCCCGCGGGAGAGCGAGTGCGCGGCAAGAGAACCAGGGCGAAAGAGGCGGTATACAAGTTCGCCAACGCCCAAATACGGGGCATTTATCCGGGATTCAATATTGGGGTTAGCACAGGAGTGCAAGGGAACGCGGTAAACCGTTGGCGCCATGGCTATCGCCATTGGCTATTCATGCCTGCCGAAGTCGAAATCCGGCCGGAATATGCGAAAGGGAAATAG
- a CDS encoding HAD family hydrolase, with translation MAIKAVAFDVFGTLVRIERPTRPFRKLVRLLHEAGRRRQSDDGVRAMSNAIDLRQTASLFGGMVSEENMRALEAELLEEIQSITLFADAAPTLSALKDRGIKIALCSNLAAPYGPPVLDLLPVQPDFCAWSYEAGAVKPQPEIYRYLCDGIACQPEEILMIGDTIEADMVGPRKFGMHGYHLDRHATATRSSESVDSLNDVLTILAARY, from the coding sequence ATGGCAATCAAGGCCGTAGCATTCGACGTATTTGGAACATTGGTCCGCATAGAACGGCCCACCCGCCCGTTCCGGAAGCTGGTCCGCCTGCTGCATGAGGCGGGCCGCCGGCGCCAGAGCGACGACGGCGTCCGGGCGATGAGCAATGCGATAGACCTGAGACAGACAGCCAGCTTGTTCGGCGGCATGGTCAGCGAAGAGAACATGCGCGCCCTGGAAGCCGAATTGCTTGAAGAAATCCAATCAATCACGCTATTCGCTGATGCTGCCCCGACTCTTTCCGCTTTGAAAGATCGAGGAATCAAAATAGCGCTTTGCTCCAACCTCGCAGCGCCATATGGGCCTCCGGTACTGGATTTGCTGCCCGTCCAACCGGATTTTTGCGCCTGGTCATACGAAGCCGGCGCCGTGAAGCCACAGCCCGAAATCTACCGATACCTCTGCGATGGTATTGCGTGCCAGCCCGAAGAGATACTTATGATCGGCGACACCATTGAAGCCGATATGGTCGGGCCTCGGAAATTTGGCATGCATGGGTACCACTTGGACAGGCACGCGACGGCGACGCGTTCAAGTGAATCGGTGGATTCGCTGAATGACGTGCTGACTATCCTGGCTGCTCGCTATTGA
- a CDS encoding uracil-xanthine permease family protein, with product MQPASLTQPAPHGSSDADPSPDLVYGPDDRPAPPVAFVAALQHLLAILVPIVTPGLLICQALGVSSRDTTLIVSMSLVISGIATYVQCKRFGPLGAGLLIVQGTSFNFVGPLIAGGSVMVKQGTPVEAVMAAIFGVVIAGSFVEMGISRILPFVKRLITPLVTGIVVLLIGLTLIKVGLISMGGGYSAMGNGTFASAENLTLSGLVLGTIILLNRVPVVWVRSTALVLALAVGYIAAAYMGRLDFTGAREAALFQIPTPLHFGLGFSWALFVPMLIIYLVTSLEAIGDVTATSKVSKQPVEGPLWMQRIKGGVLVNGANSLLAGVFNTFPSSVFAQNNGVIQLTGIASRHVGVWIAGMLILLGLFPAVAGILQAVPEPVLGGAAMVMFGAVAASGINILAGIHLDRRALLIIAVSLALGLGVSQVPEILSHLPHAVKSVLESGVATGGICALVMNWFLPEKR from the coding sequence ATGCAACCCGCCTCCCTGACCCAACCCGCCCCCCACGGCTCATCCGACGCCGACCCCAGCCCTGACCTGGTCTACGGTCCCGACGATCGCCCCGCGCCTCCCGTCGCCTTCGTCGCCGCCCTGCAGCACCTGCTGGCTATCCTGGTTCCCATCGTCACCCCCGGCCTGCTGATCTGCCAGGCCCTGGGCGTCAGCAGCCGCGACACCACCCTGATCGTGTCCATGTCGCTGGTCATTTCCGGCATCGCCACCTACGTCCAGTGCAAGCGCTTCGGCCCCCTGGGCGCCGGACTGCTGATCGTGCAGGGCACCAGCTTCAACTTCGTCGGCCCGCTGATCGCCGGCGGCTCGGTCATGGTCAAGCAAGGCACCCCGGTCGAAGCCGTCATGGCCGCGATCTTCGGCGTGGTCATCGCCGGCTCCTTCGTCGAAATGGGCATCAGCCGCATCCTGCCCTTCGTCAAACGCCTGATCACCCCGCTGGTCACCGGCATCGTGGTGCTGCTCATCGGCCTGACGCTGATCAAGGTCGGCCTCATCAGCATGGGTGGCGGCTACAGCGCCATGGGCAACGGCACCTTCGCCAGCGCCGAGAACCTGACCCTGTCCGGCCTGGTCCTGGGCACCATCATCCTGCTGAACCGCGTACCGGTCGTGTGGGTGCGCAGCACTGCCCTGGTGCTGGCCTTGGCCGTCGGCTACATCGCCGCCGCCTACATGGGCCGCCTGGACTTCACCGGCGCCCGCGAAGCCGCCCTGTTCCAGATCCCCACGCCGCTGCACTTCGGCCTGGGCTTCTCCTGGGCGCTGTTCGTGCCCATGCTGATCATCTACCTGGTCACGTCGCTGGAAGCCATCGGCGACGTCACCGCCACCAGCAAGGTCTCCAAGCAGCCCGTCGAAGGCCCGCTGTGGATGCAGCGCATCAAGGGCGGCGTCCTGGTCAACGGCGCGAACTCGCTCCTGGCCGGCGTGTTCAATACCTTCCCCAGCTCGGTCTTCGCGCAGAACAACGGCGTGATCCAGCTGACCGGCATCGCCAGCCGCCACGTCGGCGTGTGGATCGCCGGCATGCTGATCCTGCTGGGCCTGTTCCCGGCCGTGGCCGGCATCCTGCAGGCCGTGCCCGAACCCGTGCTGGGCGGCGCCGCCATGGTCATGTTCGGCGCGGTCGCCGCGTCCGGCATCAACATCCTGGCCGGCATCCACCTGGACCGCCGCGCGCTGCTCATCATCGCCGTGTCCCTGGCCCTGGGCCTGGGCGTGTCGCAAGTGCCGGAAATCCTGTCGCACCTGCCCCATGCCGTGAAGAGCGTGCTGGAGTCGGGCGTGGCCACCGGCGGTATCTGCGCGCTGGTGATGAACTGGTTCCTGCCTGAGAAAAGGTAA
- the htpG gene encoding molecular chaperone HtpG → MSQTATPSTSETLGFQAEVKQLLHLMIHSLYSNKEIFLRELVSNASDACDKLRFEAIDQPELLEGNGELAITVSYDKAARTITISDNGIGLSRDEAVANLGTIARSGTREFFSQLTGDKQKDAQLIGQFGVGFYSSFIVADKVTVVSRRAGATDAIQWESDGQGEFTIAAAEKASRGTDVTLHLRADEDELLNGWKLREILRRYSDHISLPIRMAKEEWDQEKGEQVKTDELETVNQANALWARSKSDVTEEQYREFYKTVSHDYDDPLAWTHNRVEGRSEYTQLLYVPKHAPMDMWDRDGRHGVKLYVKRVFIMDDADQLLPSYLRFVRGVIDSADLPLNVSREILQESRDVRAIREGSAKRILSLLEDMAENKPEDYATFWSEFGQVLKEGAGEDSANLERIAKLMRFASTQTGDQAQTVSFADYVSRMKEGQDKIYYVTADTFAAASNSPHLEIFRKKGIEVLLLSDRVDEWMLSYLREFDGKSLVSVAKGGLDLAELADEEEKKHQAEVAEDFKPLVERLQKTLEDQVKEVRVTLRLVDSPACVVVGQNELSPHLLRMLKAAGQEAPNVKPVLEINPEHPLLARIRAAEDGEFDQWARLLLDQALLAEGAQIADPAAFVKRLNALLLK, encoded by the coding sequence ATGAGCCAAACCGCCACGCCTTCCACGTCCGAAACCCTGGGGTTCCAGGCAGAGGTGAAGCAGCTGCTGCACCTGATGATCCATTCGCTGTACAGCAACAAGGAGATCTTCCTGCGCGAGCTGGTATCGAACGCATCGGACGCCTGCGACAAGCTGCGCTTCGAGGCCATCGACCAGCCCGAACTGCTGGAAGGCAATGGCGAACTGGCCATTACGGTCAGTTACGACAAGGCTGCACGCACCATCACCATCTCCGACAACGGCATCGGCCTGTCGCGCGATGAGGCCGTGGCCAACCTGGGCACGATCGCGCGTTCCGGCACGCGGGAATTCTTCTCGCAGCTGACGGGCGACAAGCAGAAGGACGCGCAGCTGATCGGCCAGTTCGGCGTGGGCTTCTATTCCTCCTTCATCGTGGCCGACAAGGTCACCGTGGTCAGCCGCCGCGCCGGCGCCACGGACGCGATCCAGTGGGAATCGGACGGCCAGGGCGAATTCACCATCGCCGCCGCTGAAAAAGCCTCGCGCGGCACGGACGTCACGCTGCATCTGCGCGCCGACGAAGACGAATTGCTCAACGGCTGGAAGCTGCGCGAGATCCTGCGCCGCTATTCGGACCACATCTCCCTGCCCATCCGCATGGCCAAGGAAGAGTGGGACCAGGAAAAGGGCGAGCAGGTCAAGACCGACGAACTGGAAACGGTGAACCAGGCCAATGCACTGTGGGCCCGCAGCAAGTCCGACGTCACGGAAGAGCAGTACCGCGAGTTCTACAAGACGGTGTCGCACGACTACGACGACCCGCTGGCCTGGACCCACAACCGCGTCGAAGGCCGCAGCGAATACACGCAGCTGCTGTACGTGCCCAAGCATGCGCCCATGGACATGTGGGACCGCGACGGCCGCCACGGCGTGAAGCTGTACGTGAAGCGCGTCTTCATCATGGACGATGCCGACCAGCTGCTGCCCTCGTACCTGCGCTTCGTGCGCGGCGTGATCGATTCGGCGGACCTGCCGCTGAACGTGTCGCGTGAAATCCTGCAGGAAAGCCGCGACGTGCGCGCGATCCGCGAAGGTTCGGCCAAGCGCATCTTGTCGCTGCTGGAAGACATGGCGGAGAACAAGCCGGAAGACTACGCCACGTTCTGGTCGGAGTTTGGCCAGGTACTGAAGGAAGGCGCGGGCGAGGACTCGGCCAACCTGGAACGCATCGCCAAGCTCATGCGCTTCGCGTCGACGCAGACGGGCGACCAGGCCCAGACCGTGTCCTTCGCCGACTACGTGTCGCGCATGAAGGAAGGCCAGGACAAGATCTACTACGTCACGGCGGATACCTTCGCCGCCGCCAGCAACAGTCCGCATCTGGAAATCTTCCGCAAGAAGGGCATCGAAGTCCTGCTGCTGTCGGACCGCGTGGACGAATGGATGCTGTCCTACCTGCGTGAATTCGACGGCAAGTCGCTGGTCTCGGTGGCCAAGGGCGGCCTGGACCTGGCCGAGCTGGCCGACGAGGAAGAAAAGAAGCACCAGGCCGAAGTGGCCGAGGACTTCAAACCGCTGGTCGAGCGTCTGCAGAAGACGCTGGAAGACCAGGTCAAGGAAGTGCGCGTGACCCTGCGCCTGGTGGATTCGCCGGCTTGCGTGGTGGTGGGCCAGAACGAACTCAGCCCGCACCTGCTGCGCATGCTCAAGGCCGCCGGCCAGGAAGCCCCCAACGTCAAGCCGGTGCTGGAAATCAATCCCGAGCACCCGTTGCTGGCCCGCATCCGCGCCGCCGAAGACGGCGAGTTCGACCAGTGGGCGCGTCTGCTGCTGGATCAGGCTCTGCTGGCCGAAGGCGCGCAGATTGCCGACCCGGCTGCGTTTGTGAAGCGGCTGAATGCGTTGCTGCTGAAGTAA
- the mdtN gene encoding multidrug transporter subunit MdtN, giving the protein MKLAGKRKQPAIGRLIALVIIALGIFALAFAYRRSSNYPSTDDATIDADVVHVATPVGGRLVKLPVRENQRVAKGELLFEIDPEPYRLTVNQAEADLAMARAALETRRRTLIVERANSSVADEQLRRAQANHGLAARTEKRLAPLAAQGYVPTQQYDQAQVALRDAEVSLKQARQQQAAAAEAIGDEAEAQAAVQAREAALARARHALNDTVVRAPHEGYVTGLSVLTGETVAPSQSLFTLVAADEWFAVANFRETDLARIAEGDCATVYSMIDRTQAMQGKVVGIGAGVLDGERINIPHALPLVQRSVNWVRVAQRFPVRVQLEEPPATLVRMGASAVVEVRHGPACR; this is encoded by the coding sequence ATGAAACTTGCCGGCAAGCGCAAGCAACCCGCCATCGGCCGCCTGATTGCCCTGGTCATCATCGCGCTGGGTATCTTCGCCCTGGCCTTTGCCTACCGTCGCAGTTCCAACTATCCCTCGACCGACGATGCCACGATAGACGCCGACGTGGTCCATGTGGCGACGCCGGTCGGCGGACGCCTCGTCAAACTGCCCGTGCGCGAGAACCAGCGCGTCGCCAAGGGCGAGCTGCTCTTCGAGATCGACCCCGAGCCCTACCGCCTGACCGTGAACCAGGCCGAGGCGGACCTGGCGATGGCCCGCGCGGCGCTGGAGACCCGGCGCCGGACGCTGATCGTCGAACGCGCGAATTCCAGCGTGGCCGACGAACAGCTGCGCCGCGCTCAAGCCAATCATGGCCTGGCCGCACGCACGGAGAAACGGCTGGCGCCGCTGGCGGCGCAGGGCTACGTGCCGACGCAGCAATACGACCAGGCCCAGGTCGCGCTGCGCGACGCCGAAGTGTCCCTGAAGCAGGCCCGGCAGCAACAAGCCGCCGCGGCCGAAGCGATCGGCGACGAAGCCGAGGCCCAGGCCGCGGTGCAAGCCCGCGAAGCTGCGCTCGCCCGCGCCCGCCATGCGCTCAACGATACGGTGGTGCGCGCGCCCCACGAAGGCTACGTGACGGGTCTGTCGGTGCTGACCGGCGAGACGGTCGCGCCCAGCCAGTCCCTATTCACGCTGGTCGCGGCGGACGAATGGTTCGCGGTCGCCAACTTCCGCGAGACCGACCTGGCCCGGATCGCGGAAGGCGACTGCGCCACCGTGTACTCCATGATCGACCGCACGCAGGCGATGCAAGGCAAGGTGGTGGGCATAGGCGCGGGCGTGCTCGACGGCGAGCGCATCAATATTCCGCACGCGTTGCCGCTGGTGCAGCGCTCGGTCAACTGGGTCCGCGTTGCGCAGCGGTTCCCGGTCCGGGTTCAATTGGAGGAGCCGCCAGCCACGCTGGTGCGCATGGGCGCCAGCGCCGTGGTCGAGGTCCGCCATGGCCCGGCCTGCCGCTGA
- a CDS encoding DKNYY domain-containing protein, translating to MQKRAKWAVITLVLIIAALPMFLLFWLMDGDDFASVDRGQSYGSSIYKNYQGGVYAAVPSNGYYRMDEADPASFAAFDTGAFDGRQAARDQRHVYCGNQVLPGMKPAPARYLGNSYFSDGAVTYFCSMHSVRNEELGMLDEFWQKVLYQADAGPKPQTYLYPFVALPASARSYRPLLDRELATDDERVYYRGREMPQAGPASLRRLPAGRDGDVRPSDDFFADGRRVYFHEQLLPLSDDPALYTFMVGDLYRQPYLRDPRDGMVYVGAQPFDAAHAPYRLLSEHGRHVYQALFRSKDGIYFYNAQTRQVERAGDDPLASDTYTALSPYVYTDGRQTLFLQAQEAWARNSRGSGGGLVSRSTLINQLTDAPAGEWNKRGVVYHNFGTVWQKGEKLYYLDELGPSQLIFHSIYQILDRGTADFLLRSQETRQITAADIRKLIRAGKLAVPQHETVLEAKTRYRKVFSIF from the coding sequence ATGCAAAAACGCGCCAAATGGGCCGTGATCACGCTGGTCCTGATCATCGCCGCGCTGCCGATGTTCCTGCTGTTCTGGCTGATGGACGGCGACGATTTCGCGTCGGTGGACCGCGGGCAGTCCTACGGCAGCAGCATCTATAAGAATTATCAGGGCGGCGTCTACGCCGCCGTTCCCAGCAACGGCTATTACCGCATGGACGAGGCCGATCCGGCCAGTTTCGCGGCCTTCGATACCGGGGCTTTCGATGGCAGGCAGGCGGCCAGGGACCAGCGCCACGTGTATTGCGGCAACCAGGTCCTGCCGGGCATGAAGCCGGCGCCGGCGCGTTACCTGGGCAACAGTTATTTCAGCGATGGCGCGGTCACGTATTTCTGTTCGATGCACAGTGTGCGCAACGAGGAACTGGGCATGCTGGACGAGTTCTGGCAGAAGGTCCTGTACCAGGCGGATGCCGGCCCCAAGCCACAGACCTATCTGTATCCGTTCGTCGCCCTGCCGGCCAGCGCCCGGTCCTACCGGCCGCTGCTGGACCGCGAGCTGGCCACCGACGACGAACGTGTGTACTACCGGGGCCGCGAAATGCCGCAGGCAGGGCCGGCCTCGCTGCGCCGCCTGCCAGCGGGCAGGGATGGCGACGTGCGGCCCAGCGACGATTTCTTTGCCGATGGCCGCCGCGTCTATTTCCACGAGCAGTTGCTGCCGCTGTCGGACGATCCCGCGCTGTACACCTTCATGGTGGGCGACCTGTACCGCCAGCCCTATCTCCGCGATCCGCGCGACGGCATGGTGTACGTGGGCGCGCAGCCCTTCGACGCGGCGCATGCGCCGTACCGGCTGCTGAGCGAGCACGGCCGGCATGTGTACCAGGCGCTGTTCCGCAGCAAGGACGGCATCTATTTCTACAACGCGCAGACGCGGCAGGTGGAGCGGGCCGGCGACGATCCGTTGGCTTCGGACACATACACCGCCCTGTCGCCCTACGTGTACACGGACGGCAGGCAGACGTTGTTCCTGCAGGCGCAGGAAGCCTGGGCCCGCAACTCGCGGGGCAGCGGCGGAGGGCTGGTGTCCCGTTCCACGCTGATCAACCAGCTGACGGATGCGCCGGCTGGGGAATGGAACAAGCGCGGCGTGGTTTATCACAACTTCGGCACGGTCTGGCAGAAGGGAGAGAAACTCTATTACCTCGACGAGTTGGGCCCTTCGCAGCTGATTTTCCATTCGATCTATCAGATCCTGGACCGCGGTACGGCGGATTTCCTGCTGCGCTCGCAAGAGACGCGGCAGATCACGGCCGCCGACATCCGGAAGCTGATCCGGGCCGGCAAGCTGGCGGTGCCGCAGCATGAAACCGTGCTGGAGGCGAAAACACGCTACCGCAAGGTGTTCTCGATTTTCTGA
- the gstA gene encoding glutathione transferase GstA has protein sequence MKLYYAPHTCSLSPHIVLRELELPFELVKVNNQTKQTADGRDFRTINPKGYVAALELDDGDVLTEGPAIVQYLADLRPGMQLAPPNGTRERTRLQEWLNFLTSEIHAGSAPLFQSALPEAAKAHFRERLFKRFDYLDGILAESGYLLGQQFSVADAYLFTVMGWCRFFAIELDRWPFLAAYVARIGERPAVLAALRAEAQAAAF, from the coding sequence ATGAAGCTCTACTACGCCCCGCATACCTGCTCGCTGTCGCCGCACATCGTCTTGCGCGAACTGGAATTGCCCTTCGAACTGGTCAAGGTGAACAACCAGACCAAGCAGACCGCGGACGGCCGCGATTTCCGCACGATCAACCCCAAGGGCTATGTCGCCGCGCTGGAGCTGGATGATGGCGATGTGCTCACTGAAGGACCGGCCATCGTTCAGTACCTGGCCGACCTGCGTCCTGGCATGCAGCTGGCGCCACCCAATGGCACGCGTGAACGCACGCGGCTGCAGGAGTGGCTGAACTTCCTAACCAGCGAGATCCACGCAGGATCGGCGCCCTTGTTTCAATCGGCCTTGCCCGAAGCCGCCAAGGCGCACTTCCGCGAACGGCTCTTCAAACGCTTCGATTACCTGGACGGCATCCTTGCCGAGAGCGGCTATTTGCTGGGCCAGCAGTTCAGCGTGGCGGATGCCTATCTGTTTACGGTGATGGGGTGGTGCCGGTTCTTCGCGATTGAGTTGGACCGTTGGCCGTTCCTGGCGGCGTATGTCGCTCGTATTGGGGAGCGTCCGGCTGTGCTGGCAGCGCTGAGGGCGGAAGCGCAGGCCGCCGCGTTTTGA
- a CDS encoding LysR family transcriptional regulator, with translation MLNLGHWRLLVATADTGNISRAAERVGITQSGASQAIAQLEASLGLQVFTRSRKEVAVTALGEQVIDHARAMLSHLESIRALADDSQGLSQGRIRLGSFPSVISTLLPPLLHGFRQRHPGIEVVALEGTDEEVEEWLSRGAIDLGVVMNPATHRQALILGRDRWMALLPGTHALSRRASSRGVALAELADEPFILATGGCAVNGLSLARKAELELNDIRVTVRDWASACALVREGMGVAVVPESTLPSDMRQLRALPLAPAARREFGLVPSTAGRQSAAVGALWQHAALGVNAKAAAKARAG, from the coding sequence ATGTTGAACCTGGGACATTGGCGCTTGCTGGTCGCGACGGCCGACACAGGCAACATTTCCCGCGCCGCCGAGCGCGTGGGCATTACCCAATCCGGCGCCAGCCAGGCCATCGCGCAACTGGAAGCGTCGCTGGGACTCCAGGTGTTCACCCGCTCCCGCAAGGAAGTGGCGGTAACGGCGCTGGGCGAACAGGTCATCGATCACGCCCGCGCGATGCTGTCTCACCTGGAGTCCATCCGCGCACTGGCCGACGACAGCCAGGGACTGAGCCAGGGCCGCATCCGGCTGGGCAGCTTTCCCTCTGTCATCTCGACGCTGCTGCCGCCTCTCCTGCACGGCTTCCGGCAGCGTCACCCCGGCATCGAGGTGGTGGCCTTGGAGGGTACGGATGAAGAGGTCGAGGAATGGCTATCGCGCGGCGCCATCGATCTGGGCGTGGTGATGAATCCCGCAACGCACAGGCAAGCCCTGATCCTGGGCCGCGACCGCTGGATGGCGCTGCTGCCCGGCACGCATGCGCTCAGCCGCCGCGCATCGTCGCGGGGCGTCGCATTGGCCGAGCTGGCCGATGAACCATTCATTCTGGCGACCGGCGGCTGCGCCGTGAATGGTCTGAGCCTGGCCCGCAAGGCCGAGCTGGAGCTCAACGACATCCGCGTCACGGTCCGCGATTGGGCCAGCGCCTGCGCATTGGTGCGAGAGGGCATGGGGGTTGCGGTGGTTCCCGAGTCCACCCTGCCCTCGGACATGCGCCAATTGCGGGCCTTGCCGCTAGCGCCGGCGGCGCGCCGGGAGTTCGGACTGGTGCCCTCCACCGCCGGGCGGCAATCCGCAGCAGTCGGGGCGCTGTGGCAGCATGCGGCCCTGGGTGTGAACGCGAAAGCTGCCGCCAAAGCACGTGCCGGCTGA
- a CDS encoding tripartite tricarboxylate transporter substrate binding protein, whose amino-acid sequence MTMLSGAKLGRAVLGMTLAAVAFAASVSNAHADDYPTQPIKLIVPFAAGGGNDGIARLLGQLLSDGLKQPVVVENRPGAGGKLGVEQGLRAAPDGYTLTLISNSYSVNPSLYKLPFDPVEDMTPIGMIARAPFFVSVNPGVPADNLGDLVALAKKKPGGLTYASSGTGGISHLAMEAFLKTAGITMVHIPYKGSAPALTDTVSGQVNVMLTTAGSTLPYREDKRLKVLAVTLPQRVSSAPDIPTVREAGVPYDVTVWYGIIAPKGVPAQVQAKLNAAINAAVVMPEMADRLKATGEAAAPGSPQDFRDQIVKEIALWGEVVREAGVTVN is encoded by the coding sequence ATGACGATGCTATCCGGCGCCAAACTGGGCAGGGCGGTATTGGGGATGACGCTGGCTGCCGTGGCGTTTGCCGCATCGGTTTCCAATGCGCACGCGGATGACTATCCTACGCAGCCGATCAAGCTGATCGTGCCCTTTGCCGCCGGAGGCGGCAATGACGGGATCGCGCGCCTGCTGGGTCAGTTGCTGTCCGATGGCCTGAAGCAGCCGGTGGTGGTGGAGAACCGCCCCGGCGCGGGCGGCAAGCTGGGCGTGGAGCAGGGCCTGAGGGCTGCGCCCGATGGCTACACCCTGACCTTGATTTCCAATAGCTATTCCGTCAACCCCAGCCTGTACAAGCTGCCGTTCGATCCGGTGGAGGACATGACGCCGATCGGCATGATCGCGCGCGCGCCTTTCTTCGTGTCGGTCAATCCTGGCGTGCCGGCGGACAACCTGGGCGATCTGGTGGCCCTGGCCAAGAAGAAACCGGGCGGGTTGACCTATGCCTCGTCCGGCACCGGCGGGATATCGCATCTGGCGATGGAGGCCTTCCTGAAGACGGCCGGTATCACCATGGTCCACATTCCCTACAAGGGGTCGGCGCCGGCGTTGACTGACACCGTCTCGGGCCAGGTCAACGTGATGCTGACCACGGCGGGCTCGACGCTGCCTTACCGCGAGGACAAGCGCCTGAAGGTGCTGGCAGTGACCTTGCCGCAGCGCGTGTCCTCGGCGCCGGATATCCCCACCGTGCGCGAGGCCGGTGTGCCGTACGACGTGACGGTGTGGTACGGCATCATCGCACCCAAGGGCGTGCCGGCACAAGTGCAGGCCAAGCTCAACGCGGCGATCAATGCGGCGGTTGTCATGCCCGAGATGGCTGATCGCCTCAAGGCCACCGGGGAAGCAGCAGCGCCGGGTAGCCCGCAGGATTTTCGCGATCAGATCGTGAAGGAGATTGCTTTGTGGGGTGAGGTGGTGCGCGAGGCGGGCGTGACTGTTAATTGA